The following proteins come from a genomic window of Gossypium raimondii isolate GPD5lz chromosome 5, ASM2569854v1, whole genome shotgun sequence:
- the LOC105769407 gene encoding mediator of RNA polymerase II transcription subunit 17 isoform X1, with amino-acid sequence MDGNLEISLDKLPVKRLDAIEENGLERYPPESSYDEKRVSLIRRIDFAWAVEEDEEKERKKKQKKNSSKDASATWQWQSMVENLQLAHQELSVIIDLINTVEANDAVTVAGMTRPKPLPNELMSDLAVSAATKLQCYRHLGKYFKQSANALEQQIAREARFYGALIRLQQNWKVKRQRVAGPGPASSNEGFTIDLFDNSLYSSTPMSRPSSLSSIRVEHDSAGMLSINLPPNSCHSLHFGFLGVHSADIPKEFNKIRTHGSVGQHTRNTEKESMSDDEYVKETHLLLRDVHQSIFNDQVFDMLNCEAFNQSVGVNVTGMRENYLQLSIGQGTSLFISLVPSSEGDNQAVDTANMQNVDSAIVPLDSFNEVKFGERKHDTPTMKKKWGFPHRISCEIYLQQIVHEHAFLKAKDKPNLSGTPVSGQSGKDGPGLLGHFCLSLAHRIFSSRVLIELENVVCRVPYLHLMTHPTWHSRKSSWTIFMKVPQSILHAESQSPRSDFQNIKDVIKSQFHTKVVLSDDRINVEGEGAPNVVGLFKRSSEDICSVNKYDCDLADLPVILLQQVASQVIRWLHGEALMVGIKTNRYFLSLAFDLEQGESVSLVAHVDPEDIQGGISWWLVMEDGFAEDWKLQMEIYDGTPEYRKFLGHLNLDVLYSTMMDLVTLSDGGGNH; translated from the exons ATGGACGGGAACCTAGAAATCTCCTtggataagcttcccgttaaaCGCCTCGACGCCATCGAGGAAAACGGCCTCGAGCGATACCCTCC CGAGTCTAGCTACGACGAGAAGCGAGTGTCGCTTATACGGCGAATAGACTTCGCGTGGGCGGTGGAGGAAGACGAAGAAAAGGAGagaaagaagaagcaaaagaaGAATAGTTCTAAAGATGCCTCCGCCACGTGGCAGTGGCAGAGCATGGTGGAGAATCTCCAATTGGCTCATCAGGAGCTTTCCGTCATCATCGACCTTATCAACACT GTGGAAGCTAATGATGCTGTAACGGTGGCTGGCATGACCAGGCCTAAGCCATTACCTAATGAGCTTATGTCTGATCTTGCCGTATCTGCTGCAACCAAGCTGCAATGTTACCGg CATCTGGGAAAATACTTCAAACAGTCTGCCAATGCTTTGGAACAGCAGATTGCTAGGGAAGCAAGATTTTATGGTGCTCTAATCAG ATTGCAGCAAAATTGGAAAGTTAAACGACAGCGAGTGGCAGGTCCAGGCCCAGCTTCTAGCAATGAAGGCTTCACTATTGATCTTTTTGATAATTCATTATATAGTTCAACACCAATGTCTCGCCCGTCTTCTTTATCTTCGATACGTGTTGAACATGATTCAGCTGGGATGTTGTCTATCAACTTACCTCCAAATTCATGCCACTCTCTTCATTTTGGTTTTCTTGGTGTGCATTCTGCTGATATACCAAAAGAATTTAATAAGATCAGGACCCATGGCTCGGTTGGGCAGCACACAAGAAACACTGAGAAAGAATCAATGAGCGATGATGAGTATGTCAAAGAAACACATTTGCTCCTTCGCGATGTTCATCAATCAATCTTCAATGATCAG GTATTTGATATGTTGAATTGTGAAGCATTCAACCAATCTGTTGGAGTCAATGTAACTGGAATGCGAGAAAATTATCTACAATTGAGCATAGGTCAAGGAACCTCTCTATTCATATCACTTGTGCCATCTAGTGAGGGTGACAATCAGGCTGTTGACACTGCCAATATGCAGAATGTAGATTCTGCAATTGTACCTTTGGACTCGTTTAATGAGGTGAAATTCGGAGAACGAAAACATGATACTCCtacaatgaaaaagaaatgggGTTTCCCTCATCGTATCAGTTGTGAAATTTATCTGCAGCAAATTGTTCATGAACATGCATTTCTAAAAGCAAAGGATAAACCAAATTTATCTGGTACTCCAGTATCTGGCCAATCAGGAAAGGATGGACCTGGTCTTCTGGGTCATTTCTGTCTGTCTCTGGCTCATAGAATCTTTTCGAGCAGAGTTCTTATAGAGCTGGAAAATGTG GTATGCAGGGTTCCATATCTCCATTTAATGACCCACCCAACTTGGCATTCACGGAAATCATCTTGGACAATCTTTATGAAAGTTCCTCAGTCCATTCTTCATGCAGAGTCCCAATCCCCAAGATCAGACTTCCAGAACATTAAGGATGTtataaaatcacaatttcataccaAGGTGGTGCTGAGTGATGACCGTATAAATGTTGAAGGGGAAGGTGCTCCTAATGTTGTTGGCCTGTTCAAAAGAAGCTCTGAGGACATATGTTCTGTAAACAAATATGACTGCGACTTGGCTGATCTTCCTGTTATATTACTTCAGCAG GTTGCAAGCCAAGTTATTCGTTGGCTTCATGGGGAAGCTCTTATGGTGGGAATAAAAACAAACAGATATTTTCTGAGCTTGGCTTTTGATCTAGAACAGGGGGAGAGTGTTAGCCTGGTGGCCCATGTGGACCCAGAAGACATACAAGGCGGCATCTCTTGGTGGTTAGTAATGGAAGATGGGTTTGCAGAGGATTGGAAACTTCAAATGGAAATTTATGATGGTACACCTGAGTATAGAAAATTTTTGGGTCATTTAAATTTGGATGTATTATACTCAACAATGATGGACTTGGTTACCTTGAGCGATGGAGGTGGAAACCACTGA
- the LOC105769407 gene encoding mediator of RNA polymerase II transcription subunit 17 isoform X2 → MTRPKPLPNELMSDLAVSAATKLQCYRHLGKYFKQSANALEQQIAREARFYGALIRLQQNWKVKRQRVAGPGPASSNEGFTIDLFDNSLYSSTPMSRPSSLSSIRVEHDSAGMLSINLPPNSCHSLHFGFLGVHSADIPKEFNKIRTHGSVGQHTRNTEKESMSDDEYVKETHLLLRDVHQSIFNDQVFDMLNCEAFNQSVGVNVTGMRENYLQLSIGQGTSLFISLVPSSEGDNQAVDTANMQNVDSAIVPLDSFNEVKFGERKHDTPTMKKKWGFPHRISCEIYLQQIVHEHAFLKAKDKPNLSGTPVSGQSGKDGPGLLGHFCLSLAHRIFSSRVLIELENVVCRVPYLHLMTHPTWHSRKSSWTIFMKVPQSILHAESQSPRSDFQNIKDVIKSQFHTKVVLSDDRINVEGEGAPNVVGLFKRSSEDICSVNKYDCDLADLPVILLQQVASQVIRWLHGEALMVGIKTNRYFLSLAFDLEQGESVSLVAHVDPEDIQGGISWWLVMEDGFAEDWKLQMEIYDGTPEYRKFLGHLNLDVLYSTMMDLVTLSDGGGNH, encoded by the exons ATGACCAGGCCTAAGCCATTACCTAATGAGCTTATGTCTGATCTTGCCGTATCTGCTGCAACCAAGCTGCAATGTTACCGg CATCTGGGAAAATACTTCAAACAGTCTGCCAATGCTTTGGAACAGCAGATTGCTAGGGAAGCAAGATTTTATGGTGCTCTAATCAG ATTGCAGCAAAATTGGAAAGTTAAACGACAGCGAGTGGCAGGTCCAGGCCCAGCTTCTAGCAATGAAGGCTTCACTATTGATCTTTTTGATAATTCATTATATAGTTCAACACCAATGTCTCGCCCGTCTTCTTTATCTTCGATACGTGTTGAACATGATTCAGCTGGGATGTTGTCTATCAACTTACCTCCAAATTCATGCCACTCTCTTCATTTTGGTTTTCTTGGTGTGCATTCTGCTGATATACCAAAAGAATTTAATAAGATCAGGACCCATGGCTCGGTTGGGCAGCACACAAGAAACACTGAGAAAGAATCAATGAGCGATGATGAGTATGTCAAAGAAACACATTTGCTCCTTCGCGATGTTCATCAATCAATCTTCAATGATCAG GTATTTGATATGTTGAATTGTGAAGCATTCAACCAATCTGTTGGAGTCAATGTAACTGGAATGCGAGAAAATTATCTACAATTGAGCATAGGTCAAGGAACCTCTCTATTCATATCACTTGTGCCATCTAGTGAGGGTGACAATCAGGCTGTTGACACTGCCAATATGCAGAATGTAGATTCTGCAATTGTACCTTTGGACTCGTTTAATGAGGTGAAATTCGGAGAACGAAAACATGATACTCCtacaatgaaaaagaaatgggGTTTCCCTCATCGTATCAGTTGTGAAATTTATCTGCAGCAAATTGTTCATGAACATGCATTTCTAAAAGCAAAGGATAAACCAAATTTATCTGGTACTCCAGTATCTGGCCAATCAGGAAAGGATGGACCTGGTCTTCTGGGTCATTTCTGTCTGTCTCTGGCTCATAGAATCTTTTCGAGCAGAGTTCTTATAGAGCTGGAAAATGTG GTATGCAGGGTTCCATATCTCCATTTAATGACCCACCCAACTTGGCATTCACGGAAATCATCTTGGACAATCTTTATGAAAGTTCCTCAGTCCATTCTTCATGCAGAGTCCCAATCCCCAAGATCAGACTTCCAGAACATTAAGGATGTtataaaatcacaatttcataccaAGGTGGTGCTGAGTGATGACCGTATAAATGTTGAAGGGGAAGGTGCTCCTAATGTTGTTGGCCTGTTCAAAAGAAGCTCTGAGGACATATGTTCTGTAAACAAATATGACTGCGACTTGGCTGATCTTCCTGTTATATTACTTCAGCAG GTTGCAAGCCAAGTTATTCGTTGGCTTCATGGGGAAGCTCTTATGGTGGGAATAAAAACAAACAGATATTTTCTGAGCTTGGCTTTTGATCTAGAACAGGGGGAGAGTGTTAGCCTGGTGGCCCATGTGGACCCAGAAGACATACAAGGCGGCATCTCTTGGTGGTTAGTAATGGAAGATGGGTTTGCAGAGGATTGGAAACTTCAAATGGAAATTTATGATGGTACACCTGAGTATAGAAAATTTTTGGGTCATTTAAATTTGGATGTATTATACTCAACAATGATGGACTTGGTTACCTTGAGCGATGGAGGTGGAAACCACTGA
- the LOC105766743 gene encoding protein NUCLEAR FUSION DEFECTIVE 4, whose translation MPPIFLQWLSLVAMVLLQSINGTNSNFPAYSSQLKHLLSMSQIQLNNLAFASDAGKLFGWLSGIAANYLPMWLVLILGSSLGLVGYGVQYLLLIGRVSNLPYGAIFFLAMLAGNSICWINTVCYLVAIRNFPLDGQLVIGLTGSYQGLSAKIYTDIVDVIYPSSDVKRARAYLLLSSILPLIVSVINAPLVRVIKVMKTKRAKDAFIFILVITIATGAFAVMGSIGSTSSLLSPFASAVGMLTLLLAPLLIPLGLGLRHQIKQLAEEKVHIEEINNVSMDKMESGVKLDISEIISESPSESFELSFSSTSEEFNGEIRESNNGDDRISETNEVISVIEEIGVKVMLRRLNFWLYFFVYLFGVTLALVFFNNLGQIAESRGRSASSLVSLSSSFGFFGRLVPSIVEYFVSRRKYMISRPAFVVALMAPTGAAFFLLLANDTSVLWLYISTAIIGVCSGAITTISVSLTTELFGTKNFGVNHNVLVVNIPIGSLLFGYLAAVVYHKEGNAEGKCFGMKCYRKTFSLWGTLCFIGTFLALILYARTRKFYNSKRS comes from the exons ATGCCTCCAATTTTCCTTCAATGGCTTAGTCTAGTTGCGATGGTTTTGCTTCAATCCATAAATGGAACTAACTCAAATTTCCCGGCTTACTCATCCCAACTCAAGCATCTCCTCTCCATGTCacaaattcagctcaataacCTTGCCTTTGCCTCTGATGCCGGTAAGTTGTTCGGGTGGCTTTCAGGCATAGCTGCCAATTACCTGCCCATGTGGCTGGTCCTTATCCTCGGTTCATCTCTCGGGCTGGTTGGTTATGGAGTGCAATATCTCCTCCTCATAGGCCGTGTCTCCAACTTGCCATATGGTGCCATTTTCTTCCTCGCTATGCTAGCAGGAAATAGCATTTGTTGGATCAACACCGTTTGCTACCTCGTTGCCATTAGAAACTTCCCCCTCGACGGCCAACTCGTCATAGGATTGACAGGTAGCTACCAGGGATTAAGTGCAAAAATCTATACAGATATTGTGGATGTCATCTACCCTTCTTCAGACGTGAAGAGAGCCAGAGCCTATCTTTTACTTAGCTCTATCTTACCCCTCATAGTTAGTGTCATAAATGCACCATTAGTTAGAGTTATTAAAGTTATGAAGACAAAGAGGGCCAAAGATGCATTTATATTCATTCTTGTCATAACAATAGCCACAGGAGCCTTTGCTGTCATGGGCAGTATAGGATCAACATCAAGCTTGTTATCACCATTTGCTAGTGCTGTTGGAATGCTAACGTTGCTATTAGCCCCACTTTTAATCCCCTTAGGTTTGGGACTAAGACATCAAATTAAGCAACTTGCAGAGGAAAAAGTTCATATAGAGGAGATTAATAATGTTTCTATGGACAAAATGGAGAGTGGGGTGAAATTAGATATCAGTGAAATCATAAGTGAGAGCCCAAGTGAAAGTTTCGAGTTAAGTTTTAGTTCTACTAGTGAAGAATTTAATGGAGAGATAAGAGAAAGCAATAATGGAGATGATAGGATAAGTGAAACAAACGAGGTAATTAGTGTGATAGAGGAGATCGGTGTGAAGGTGATGCTAAGGAGATTGAACTTTTGGTTATATTTCTTTGTTTATCTTTTCGGTGTTACACTGGCCTTGGTTTTCTTCAACAACTTAGGACAAATAGCTGAATCTCGAGGGCGTTCAGCTTCGTCTCTTGTTTCATTATCTTCTTCGTTTGGTTTCTTTGGCCGTCTCGTACCATCAATCGTGGAATACTTTGTCTCAAG GAGAAAATACATGATATCGAGACCAGCATTTGTGGTGGCATTAATGGCACCAACAGGAGCAGCCTTCTTCTTATTACTTGCCAACGACACCAGCGTACTATGGCTTTATATTAGCACCGCCATTATAGGAGTGTGTTCGGGGGCAATTACTACCATATCTGTATCTTTAACGACGGAACTGTTCGGGACCAAAAATTTTGGCGTCAACCATAATGTTTTGGTGGTCAATATTCCCATCGGATCCTTACTCTTTGGTTACCTAGCAGCTGTTGTTTATCACAAAGAAGGAAATGCAGAGGGGAAATGCTTTGGCATGAAATGCTACAGAAAGACCTTTAGTTTGTGGGGTACGCTTTGTTTTATTGGAACCTTCCTCGCTTTAATCCTTTACGCTCGTACCCGAAAGTTTTACAACTCGAAAAGATCATAG